The following are encoded together in the Oncorhynchus gorbuscha isolate QuinsamMale2020 ecotype Even-year linkage group LG03, OgorEven_v1.0, whole genome shotgun sequence genome:
- the LOC124016471 gene encoding putative protein TPRXL — protein sequence MVANGSSSQLLPPQQSSSSPTAEFIFHHSRVHLPPQQSSSSTTAELIFHHSRAHLPPQQSSSSTTVELIFPHSRVHLPPQQSSSSTTAEFIFHHSRVHLQPQQSSSSPTAELIFHHSRTHLPPQQSSSSTTAELIFPTAELIFPTAELIFPTAELIFPHSRAHLPPQQSSSSPTAELIFLHSRAHLPPQQSSSSPTAELIFLHSRAHLPPQQSSSSPTAELIFPHSRAHLPPQQSSSSSTAELIFPHSRAHLPPQQSSSSPTAELIFHHSRAQV from the exons ATGGTTGCCAACGGTAGCAGCTCCCA GTTGCTTCCACCACAGCAGAGCTCATCTTCCCCCACAGCAGAGTTCATCTTCCACCACAGCAGAGTTCATCTTCCACCACAGCAAAGTTCATCTTCCACCACAGCAGAGCTCATCTTCCACCACAGCAGAGCTCATCTTCCCCCACAGCAGAGCTCATCTTCCACCACAGTAGAGCTCATCTTCCCCCACAGCAGAGTTCATCTTCCACCACAGCAGAGCTCATCTTCCACCACAGCAGAGTTCATCTTCCACCACAGCAGAGTTCATCTTCAACCACAGCAGAGCTCATCTTCCCCCACAGCAGAGCTCATCTTCCACCACAGCAGAACTCATCTTCCACCACAGCAGAGCTCATCTTCCACCACAGCAGAGCTCATCTTCCCCACAGCAGAGCTCATCTTCCCCACAGCAGAGCTCATCTTCCCCACAGCAGAGCTCATCTTCCCCCACAGCAGAGCTCATCTTCCCCCACAGCAGAGCTCATCTTCCCCCACAGCAGAGCTCATCTTCCTCCACAGCAGAGCTCATCTTCCTCCACAGCAGAGCTCATCTTCCCCCACAGCAGAGCTCATCTTCCTCCACAGCAGAGCTCATCTTCCTCCACAGCAGAGCTCATCTTCCCCCACAGCAGAGCTCATCTTCCCCCACAGCAGAGCTCATCTTCCTCCACAGCAGAGCTCATCTTCCTCCACAGCAGAGCTCATCTTCCCCCACAGCAGAGCTCATCTTCCCCCACAGCAGAGCTCATCTTCACCCACAGCAGAGCTCATCTTCCACCACAGCAGAGCTCAAGTTTAA